One genomic window of Methanosarcina acetivorans C2A includes the following:
- a CDS encoding DUF3344 domain-containing protein, with protein sequence MKRIFLILCIAALMCMTGLASAVVETVEPVANFTANTTSGPAPLTVQFTDISTNATGWAWDFGDGNNSTEQNPVHTYSTEGTYTVSLTVSNAGGSDSEVKTEYISVSEPLPLAPVANFSADITSGVGPLTVHFTDSSSGSPDTWEWDFDNDGDVDSTEQNPQFIYTGEGTYSVKLTVTSSAGSDSELKTDHITVVYPSPDFTANVTEGTVPLTVEFTGNVSGLAPEYWNMWAWDVDGDGTYDYSPNFNITHTYTEPGTYDVIVAYDGWTQNVKAGYITVLPEIPVANFSADVTSGMEPLTVNFTDQSTGTVSSYSWDFDNDGTVDSTEQNPSHTYTSAGNYTVNLTVSNAGGSDSELKTDYITVTQAGQVATNDLRISGLVNTVPASAVFARETNPVKVLNVQNTGTATLSNISIAVYASDVSSGTVPVDTTTIASLEGDAKTTVTLIDPTIRDLEGGTVTYTAVVDPDNLIAETDETNNNKSSAAKNVRYNGYKGKGIYWEGGSNITTKHTFDLQGNLLYSTQPDSAYQPVGWESRTETWTASDLPVPDGSTIEKAFLYVAYNWDQTPGGYPWLNINFNGNTLDNGNISTGNGTIYRDWSNFGAYANYEYGLCVYDVTDKFSSAGNSLVMTPVGENKNALYPSTLVVVYGNDNETRKQIFINEECDELGLSASSYGTTPEEATAYAPFTGMSIDVEKVTNAMLYSFAGSAGPDEGNLLFNGNIVATNAWQGSSNSGSPLVFDATNYINVTGNEAGIQSTTSGGMDALQQILVVEYEESAPAAPIADFTATPTSGDAPLAVNFTDTSTGSPTSWSWDFGDGANSTAQNPLHTYSAEGNYTVNLTVENDAGSDFELKTDYIAVSEASGSTVTLYFDPESSSVSENESTEISVVASNFPSGLSGYNLTVTLDDPVVAEIVDIEYPSWALITENSTLPGTSIYLKTVDENNTVKADAADVVLATLTVSGKESGSSNLSIGIKRLDDDSGDSIEPTPLAGTIEVTLLSPLPDQEYAPKDLDGDGLYEDLTGNGEFSFVDVVAYFHNMDWIEANMPVEYFDFNGNGRIDFDDVVDMFAMI encoded by the coding sequence ATGAAACGAATATTTCTGATTCTCTGTATAGCTGCACTGATGTGCATGACCGGACTGGCGTCTGCTGTGGTGGAAACAGTTGAACCAGTCGCAAACTTTACTGCTAACACCACCAGTGGCCCTGCACCCCTGACCGTGCAATTCACCGACATATCTACCAATGCAACTGGCTGGGCATGGGACTTCGGGGACGGCAACAACTCTACGGAACAGAACCCGGTGCACACCTACTCAACTGAAGGAACTTACACGGTTAGCCTTACTGTTAGCAATGCAGGTGGAAGCGATTCCGAAGTGAAGACAGAATACATATCTGTAAGTGAACCACTACCTTTAGCCCCTGTTGCCAACTTCTCCGCAGACATTACTTCAGGAGTCGGACCGCTTACAGTGCATTTCACGGACAGTTCAAGCGGATCTCCGGATACCTGGGAGTGGGACTTTGACAATGACGGGGACGTGGATTCCACGGAGCAGAACCCCCAATTCATCTATACTGGTGAAGGCACATACTCTGTGAAACTTACGGTTACCAGCTCAGCAGGAAGTGATTCCGAGCTGAAAACTGACCATATCACTGTAGTCTACCCGTCTCCGGATTTCACAGCAAATGTGACTGAAGGAACCGTTCCTCTCACCGTGGAGTTCACGGGAAACGTTTCTGGTCTGGCTCCTGAGTACTGGAACATGTGGGCCTGGGATGTAGATGGGGATGGGACATACGATTACTCACCTAATTTCAACATCACCCATACCTACACCGAACCTGGCACTTATGATGTGATTGTAGCATATGATGGCTGGACACAAAATGTGAAAGCTGGTTACATAACAGTGCTTCCTGAAATACCTGTAGCCAATTTCTCAGCAGACGTGACATCAGGTATGGAACCGTTAACAGTCAACTTCACAGACCAGTCTACGGGTACAGTCTCTTCTTACTCCTGGGACTTTGATAACGACGGAACTGTAGACTCAACTGAGCAGAACCCCTCGCATACCTATACTTCAGCAGGTAACTACACCGTAAACCTCACGGTTTCAAATGCTGGAGGAAGCGATTCCGAACTGAAGACAGATTACATAACCGTAACTCAAGCGGGCCAAGTGGCAACAAATGACCTTAGAATCTCAGGGCTCGTCAACACCGTTCCGGCTTCTGCGGTCTTTGCCAGGGAAACAAATCCTGTGAAAGTTCTCAATGTCCAAAACACAGGGACTGCTACCCTTAGCAACATTTCGATAGCTGTGTATGCAAGCGACGTTTCCAGTGGAACAGTTCCCGTAGACACGACAACGATTGCGTCCCTTGAGGGCGATGCAAAGACCACGGTAACCCTGATCGACCCCACTATCCGTGACCTTGAAGGCGGCACCGTGACCTACACTGCCGTTGTTGACCCGGACAACCTTATCGCTGAAACGGACGAGACAAACAACAACAAGAGCAGTGCGGCCAAAAATGTCAGATACAACGGGTATAAGGGCAAAGGCATCTACTGGGAAGGCGGAAGCAATATCACTACCAAGCATACCTTTGATCTCCAGGGAAACCTTTTGTATTCCACACAGCCTGATTCTGCTTACCAACCTGTCGGATGGGAAAGCAGGACCGAAACCTGGACTGCAAGTGACCTTCCGGTCCCGGACGGCTCCACCATAGAAAAGGCTTTCCTTTATGTCGCCTACAACTGGGACCAGACGCCCGGCGGATATCCGTGGTTGAATATTAACTTCAACGGGAACACCCTTGATAACGGAAACATCTCAACAGGAAACGGAACCATCTACAGGGACTGGAGCAATTTTGGAGCGTATGCTAACTATGAATACGGGCTCTGTGTCTACGATGTAACCGACAAGTTTAGTTCTGCAGGAAACAGCCTTGTCATGACGCCTGTTGGTGAAAACAAAAACGCACTGTACCCCAGCACCCTTGTTGTGGTCTACGGAAACGATAATGAAACCCGAAAGCAGATCTTCATCAATGAAGAATGCGACGAGCTTGGTTTATCTGCGTCCAGTTACGGGACCACGCCTGAAGAGGCGACTGCATACGCTCCTTTCACCGGCATGTCCATTGACGTGGAAAAGGTCACAAACGCTATGCTCTACAGTTTCGCGGGAAGTGCGGGGCCCGATGAAGGAAACCTGCTTTTCAACGGAAACATAGTGGCAACTAATGCATGGCAGGGAAGTTCAAATTCAGGAAGCCCTCTGGTCTTTGATGCTACAAACTACATCAATGTAACAGGAAACGAGGCGGGTATACAGAGCACGACGAGCGGAGGTATGGACGCACTTCAGCAGATCCTTGTTGTTGAATATGAGGAATCGGCACCTGCTGCGCCAATTGCCGACTTTACGGCAACCCCGACATCTGGAGATGCCCCGCTGGCAGTAAACTTTACCGATACATCAACCGGGTCTCCGACTTCATGGTCCTGGGACTTCGGGGACGGAGCTAATTCAACTGCGCAGAACCCCTTGCATACTTATTCTGCAGAAGGTAACTACACTGTAAATCTGACTGTGGAAAATGACGCTGGTTCTGACTTCGAGTTAAAAACGGATTACATAGCAGTTTCCGAAGCTTCCGGATCAACCGTTACACTCTATTTCGATCCGGAAAGTTCCTCAGTTTCAGAAAACGAATCTACTGAAATAAGTGTCGTTGCCAGCAATTTCCCTTCAGGCCTTTCAGGATACAACCTGACAGTTACTCTCGACGACCCGGTTGTTGCTGAGATAGTCGACATAGAGTACCCTTCCTGGGCTTTGATTACTGAGAACTCTACCCTGCCAGGGACATCTATCTACCTGAAGACTGTCGATGAGAATAATACTGTTAAAGCAGATGCAGCAGATGTTGTGCTTGCCACTCTTACGGTTTCTGGAAAGGAATCAGGGTCATCGAATCTTTCGATAGGAATTAAACGTCTGGATGACGATTCAGGAGACTCTATCGAGCCAACTCCCCTGGCAGGGACAATTGAAGTAACTCTTCTGTCCCCACTGCCGGACCAGGAATATGCCCCTAAAGACCTTGACGGAGATGGACTCTATGAAGACCTTACAGGAAACGGGGAGTTCAGCTTCGTAGATGTAGTGGCATACTTCCACAACATGGACTGGATAGAGGCAAACATGCCGGTGGAGTACTTTGACTTCAACGGAAACGGAAGGATAGACTTTGATGATGTTGTGGATATGTTTGCAATGATATGA